A genomic window from Streptomyces sp. WMMC940 includes:
- the ligD gene encoding non-homologous end-joining DNA ligase, with translation MSTTTVRAGRRTVEVHRPGKVLFPADGFTKADLVDYHRAIAPHMVPHLRGRPLMLERLPDGLDGPRFMQKDTPEHYPDWVRRAELPKEGGTVTHTVCDNTATLVHLSDQACVTLHRWQAKADRPGHPDRMVFDLDPAEDDFEPVRRTARLLGELLGELRLPSVLMTTGSRGLHVVVPLSRRHAFDEVREFAKDTADLLAASHPDRLTTEARKAARGDRLYLDVQRNGYAQTAVAPYSVRAREGAPVATPISWDQLDDPEVTARRWNITDAAEQAAADPWAGALRHGRSLGPARRRLDALRRDGSVG, from the coding sequence ATGAGCACCACAACCGTCCGTGCCGGTCGCCGGACCGTGGAGGTCCACCGGCCGGGCAAGGTCCTGTTTCCCGCCGACGGGTTCACCAAGGCGGATCTCGTCGACTACCACCGGGCGATCGCCCCGCACATGGTGCCGCATCTGCGGGGCCGGCCCCTGATGCTGGAACGGCTCCCCGACGGTCTCGACGGGCCCCGTTTCATGCAGAAGGACACGCCGGAGCACTATCCGGACTGGGTGCGCCGAGCCGAGCTCCCCAAGGAGGGCGGCACGGTCACGCACACGGTCTGCGACAACACCGCGACCCTCGTCCACCTCTCCGACCAGGCCTGCGTCACCCTCCACCGCTGGCAGGCGAAGGCCGACCGCCCGGGTCACCCCGACCGCATGGTCTTCGACCTGGACCCCGCGGAGGACGACTTCGAGCCCGTCCGGCGGACCGCGCGGCTCCTCGGCGAACTGCTCGGCGAGCTCCGTCTGCCGTCGGTACTGATGACGACGGGGTCACGGGGGCTGCACGTCGTCGTACCGCTCAGCAGGCGCCACGCGTTCGACGAGGTCAGGGAGTTCGCGAAGGACACGGCGGACCTTCTCGCGGCCTCCCATCCGGACCGGCTGACCACGGAGGCGCGCAAGGCCGCACGCGGCGACCGCCTGTACCTGGACGTCCAGCGCAACGGGTACGCGCAGACGGCGGTGGCGCCGTACTCGGTACGCGCGCGCGAAGGCGCGCCGGTCGCCACGCCGATCAGCTGGGACCAACTGGACGACCCCGAGGTCACGGCACGCCGGTGGAACATCACGGACGCCGCGGAACAGGCGGCGGCGGATCCGTGGGCCGGAGCACTGCGGCACGGCAGGTCGCTGGGCCCGGCGCGGCGCCGGCTGGACGCGCTGCGCCGCGACGGGTCAGTCGGTTGA